A part of Dehalogenimonas sp. W genomic DNA contains:
- a CDS encoding thymidylate synthase — protein MRMSSVVARDLSEAWFLCLREVLAHGYEYTIERGSYAGQKRRELDMITVHIQNPGNRPIIPDVPPGVPAPTTMGYLDHYLPYLMTGQRAEGEQYTYGQYLENQITEVIKMYKEDGYNTNQAFMTVGNPEAIYLSDPPCLRSVDTRIRYGKLHFVVYFRSWDLWAGFPSNLAALQLLKEYMTGEIGVEDGEIVAVSKGMHLYDYSWDIAKTACGLESE, from the coding sequence ATGAGGATGTCCAGCGTTGTTGCCCGGGACCTGTCAGAAGCCTGGTTCCTTTGTCTGCGGGAAGTTCTGGCGCACGGCTATGAATATACCATTGAGCGCGGCAGTTACGCCGGACAAAAGCGGCGGGAACTGGACATGATTACGGTGCATATCCAAAACCCCGGTAACCGCCCCATTATCCCTGACGTTCCCCCCGGCGTTCCGGCGCCGACCACCATGGGCTACCTGGATCACTACCTGCCGTATCTGATGACCGGCCAGCGTGCCGAAGGCGAGCAATACACTTACGGCCAGTATCTGGAAAACCAGATTACCGAAGTCATTAAAATGTATAAAGAAGACGGTTACAACACCAACCAGGCCTTTATGACTGTCGGCAATCCTGAGGCTATTTACCTGTCTGACCCGCCTTGCCTCAGAAGTGTGGATACCCGTATTCGCTACGGCAAACTGCATTTCGTGGTCTATTTCCGCTCCTGGGACCTCTGGGCCGGGTTTCCTTCCAATCTGGCCGCCCTTCAATTATTAAAAGAGTATATGACTGGGGAAATAGGGGTGGAAGACGGGGAAATCGTTGCCGTCAGCAAGGGCATGCACCTCTATGATTATTCCTGGGACATCGCTAAAACAGCCTGTGGTCTTGAGTCTGAATAA
- a CDS encoding DUF6717 family protein → MLNSIMVIYPYLYYGTWVFDDDRVGLVQEPFVSGIPKMINELVKDIPDAERGFKMFFSANLFPGHQAKLEWVREENGGNWYREFGKTDEGWLCPALFKYFAEAPNYIYIRAEK, encoded by the coding sequence ATTTTGAATTCAATTATGGTTATCTATCCTTATCTCTACTATGGTACTTGGGTTTTCGATGACGATAGAGTCGGCTTGGTGCAAGAACCTTTTGTATCAGGTATACCCAAGATGATAAACGAGTTGGTTAAAGACATCCCCGATGCTGAAAGAGGCTTCAAAATGTTCTTTTCAGCAAATCTTTTTCCGGGACATCAAGCAAAATTAGAATGGGTTAGAGAAGAAAACGGGGGCAACTGGTATCGGGAATTTGGGAAAACAGATGAAGGTTGGCTCTGCCCTGCCCTTTTTAAGTATTTCGCTGAAGCGCCAAATTATATATATATCAGAGCCGAAAAATAG
- a CDS encoding YgiQ family radical SAM protein — protein MFLPTTRAEMTQLGWEEADVIIVTGDSYIDSPFIGAAVIGKILHQAGYRVGIIAQPDITSPADITRLGEPRLFWGVTGGSVDSMVANYTSLKKKRRSDDYTPGGLNTRRPDRAAIKYTNLIRQYFKGTAPIVLGGMEASLRRVAHYDYWDDRIRGSVLIDAKADYLIYGMGEKAITELAGALASKSAVKSIRGLCRVANEAEINELRGEYLELPSLEQVVASGDSFTTMFKQFYVNNDPITAKGLFQKHDTRYLVQNPPALPLSQAELDDVYAMPYERAQHPYYQRLGKAKALETIKFSIQTHRGCYGECNFCAIAVHEGRTVQWRSEASILAEARRLTEYTDFTGYIRDIGGPTANMYGFECAQKLKRGACADKRCLSPGVCPTLKADHSRQISLLNKLRRIDGVKKVFVASGIRYDMVLSDKQHGEPYLKEVIRHHVSGQMKVAPEHSEPRILKAMGKPGIESLLKFKAEFDRISANAGKKQFLTYYLIAAHPGCTAADMRKLKQFISRNLRINPEQVQIFLPAPSTWSSVMYHTGKDPFTGKPIFVEKDLKNKEGQKEIVTGRDAPHQPPKRATKTTDRSFVRKH, from the coding sequence ATGTTCTTACCGACTACCCGTGCAGAAATGACCCAGCTCGGCTGGGAAGAGGCTGATGTCATTATCGTCACCGGAGACTCGTATATAGACAGCCCCTTCATCGGGGCTGCCGTTATCGGCAAAATATTGCACCAGGCTGGATACCGGGTCGGAATCATCGCCCAACCCGATATCACCTCCCCTGCTGATATTACCCGGCTGGGCGAACCCCGGCTTTTCTGGGGGGTTACCGGGGGCAGTGTAGATTCCATGGTGGCCAATTACACTTCGCTGAAGAAGAAACGAAGAAGCGATGACTATACCCCCGGAGGGCTAAACACCCGGCGCCCCGACCGGGCCGCTATTAAATATACGAATCTGATCCGGCAGTATTTCAAAGGCACCGCCCCTATCGTTTTAGGCGGCATGGAAGCCAGTTTGCGCCGGGTGGCCCATTATGACTATTGGGATGACCGGATCCGGGGCTCTGTCCTGATAGACGCCAAGGCAGATTATTTAATCTACGGCATGGGCGAAAAAGCGATAACCGAACTGGCCGGCGCCCTGGCAAGCAAGTCAGCCGTCAAGTCAATCCGGGGTCTGTGCCGGGTGGCTAATGAAGCGGAAATTAACGAACTCCGGGGTGAATATCTGGAGTTGCCGTCACTGGAACAGGTTGTCGCCAGCGGCGATTCATTCACCACAATGTTTAAACAGTTTTATGTAAACAACGACCCGATTACCGCCAAAGGTCTGTTTCAAAAACACGATACCCGCTATCTGGTACAGAACCCGCCGGCATTGCCGTTAAGCCAGGCCGAGCTTGATGATGTTTATGCAATGCCTTATGAACGCGCCCAGCATCCTTATTACCAGCGTCTGGGGAAAGCTAAAGCCCTGGAAACGATCAAATTTTCCATCCAGACTCACCGCGGCTGTTACGGCGAGTGTAATTTTTGCGCCATCGCAGTTCATGAAGGCCGAACCGTCCAATGGCGAAGCGAGGCTTCAATTCTGGCAGAGGCCAGGCGACTAACCGAATACACGGACTTTACCGGCTACATCCGGGACATCGGCGGACCGACGGCTAATATGTACGGGTTTGAATGCGCCCAAAAACTCAAACGAGGGGCCTGTGCCGATAAGAGATGCTTATCACCGGGAGTATGCCCCACACTTAAGGCCGACCATTCCAGACAAATCTCATTGCTTAACAAACTGCGCCGCATAGACGGGGTTAAAAAGGTGTTTGTGGCCTCAGGTATCCGCTATGACATGGTGTTGAGTGACAAACAACATGGCGAGCCCTATCTGAAAGAGGTGATCCGACACCACGTTTCAGGCCAGATGAAAGTGGCGCCGGAGCATAGCGAGCCCAGAATTCTAAAAGCGATGGGTAAACCGGGTATAGAATCGCTGCTGAAATTTAAAGCTGAGTTTGACCGCATCAGCGCCAACGCCGGTAAGAAACAGTTTCTAACGTATTATTTGATCGCCGCGCACCCGGGCTGCACGGCGGCGGACATGCGTAAGCTGAAACAGTTCATCAGCCGTAATCTGCGGATAAATCCCGAACAGGTACAGATATTCCTCCCGGCACCATCCACCTGGTCAAGCGTGATGTACCATACCGGGAAAGACCCTTTCACCGGTAAGCCAATATTTGTAGAAAAAGACCTTAAAAATAAAGAAGGTCAAAAAGAAATAGTCACAGGCAGAGACGCGCCACATCAGCCACCAAAAAGAGCCACCAAGACAACGGATCGCTCTTTCGTTCGGAAACATTGA
- the tig gene encoding trigger factor produces the protein MKVTETTIEGCQALLTIELDTADMQEAMENAYQRLVKKTEVPGFRKGKTPRPILERYIGKDRLIEESLDEVLPKACSAAIKEQDLKSFGTPGVEILQNDPVIFKAKVPLPPKVELGDYKSIRLSPEPVEVSVEIITNMIRQIRHEKATWEPVERPVKDGDLAVMDMESNIDGTPFVNQKGVQIGINLESGYPAPGFSEALIGLKAGDEKEFKLRYPDDFAKPELAGKEPEFKIKVHEVKEENMPPEDDEFAKSIDVAEIQTFAELKERMTDNYRKQLENSAEGKFESKLVDELVKVSTAEFPSNLVDMEYERLVNQQLDRWQQQVGSEEEYRELLARVNPEDLARQLRPQAEERVRRSLILGQLATAEAIEVTEEEINAEIEVMLSGIPEDQREAQRPGFEGPEARDEINQIILSRKTMARLKELAGQDAGETPEAGDVKKPVKAAAKKAPAKKTVKKTEKAVEEKEEATE, from the coding sequence ATGAAAGTCACCGAAACAACGATTGAAGGTTGCCAGGCATTGCTCACCATTGAGCTGGACACCGCGGACATGCAGGAAGCCATGGAAAACGCCTATCAGAGGCTGGTGAAAAAGACCGAAGTCCCGGGTTTCCGCAAAGGTAAAACGCCCCGGCCGATTCTGGAGCGTTATATTGGCAAGGACCGGCTTATTGAAGAGTCTCTGGATGAGGTCTTACCCAAAGCCTGTTCAGCCGCCATTAAAGAACAGGATCTAAAAAGCTTCGGCACACCCGGAGTTGAGATTCTGCAGAACGACCCGGTTATTTTTAAGGCCAAAGTGCCGCTGCCGCCCAAGGTTGAGCTTGGTGATTATAAAAGCATCCGGTTATCTCCTGAACCGGTGGAGGTGTCGGTAGAAATCATTACCAATATGATCCGGCAGATACGCCACGAAAAAGCCACCTGGGAACCTGTTGAGCGGCCGGTAAAAGACGGGGACCTGGCCGTCATGGATATGGAAAGCAATATTGACGGAACCCCTTTTGTTAACCAAAAAGGCGTCCAAATCGGTATCAATCTGGAGTCAGGTTATCCGGCCCCGGGTTTTTCCGAAGCGCTTATCGGGCTTAAAGCCGGTGATGAAAAAGAATTCAAGCTCAGGTACCCCGATGACTTCGCCAAACCGGAACTGGCCGGCAAGGAACCTGAATTTAAGATTAAAGTGCATGAAGTCAAGGAAGAGAATATGCCGCCGGAGGATGATGAATTCGCTAAATCAATCGACGTAGCTGAAATTCAAACCTTTGCCGAACTCAAAGAACGGATGACCGACAACTATCGCAAACAGCTTGAAAACAGTGCCGAAGGCAAATTTGAGTCAAAGCTGGTTGACGAACTGGTTAAGGTCAGCACGGCTGAGTTCCCGTCCAATCTGGTGGACATGGAATATGAACGTCTGGTGAATCAGCAGCTGGATCGCTGGCAGCAACAGGTGGGTTCCGAGGAAGAATACCGGGAATTACTTGCCCGGGTTAATCCGGAAGACCTTGCCCGGCAGCTGCGCCCCCAGGCTGAGGAACGGGTCCGCCGCTCTTTGATTTTGGGACAACTCGCCACGGCTGAAGCCATTGAAGTTACCGAAGAAGAGATAAACGCCGAGATTGAAGTGATGCTGTCCGGCATCCCTGAGGATCAGCGCGAAGCCCAGCGTCCGGGATTTGAAGGGCCGGAAGCCCGTGATGAGATTAATCAAATTATTTTGTCCCGCAAGACCATGGCCCGTTTGAAAGAACTGGCCGGGCAGGACGCCGGCGAAACGCCTGAAGCCGGTGACGTCAAAAAACCGGTCAAAGCCGCGGCTAAAAAAGCTCCGGCCAAAAAAACCGTTAAGAAAACCGAAAAAGCGGTAGAGGAAAAAGAGGAGGCAACCGAATAA
- a CDS encoding ABC transporter ATP-binding protein: MDKEKLLEIIGLKVEVGGKEILHGIDLTINAGETHVIYGPNGSGKTTLLMTIMGFPRYKITAGKIMFEGQDVTYASLDERARVGIGLSFQRPPIVRGVKTRDMVNACFNGREEAATLTALAEKANMTGFLDRDINHGFSGGETKRSELLQLLAQSPDLVLLDEPESGVDLENIALIGELINDLLGKTHPMRSRTRSGLIISHTGHILNYVNARTGYVMFEGRIICEGDPHEILETVKIKGYGECASCQTCKR, from the coding sequence GTGGATAAAGAAAAGTTACTGGAGATAATCGGGCTTAAAGTAGAGGTCGGCGGTAAGGAAATTCTGCACGGCATTGACCTGACGATTAACGCCGGAGAAACACACGTCATATACGGTCCTAACGGCAGCGGCAAAACCACCCTGCTGATGACGATCATGGGTTTTCCCCGCTATAAAATTACCGCCGGTAAAATCATGTTTGAGGGTCAGGATGTGACCTATGCCTCATTAGATGAGCGGGCCAGGGTGGGCATCGGGCTTTCATTTCAACGACCGCCGATCGTGCGCGGTGTAAAAACCCGAGACATGGTTAACGCCTGCTTTAATGGACGGGAGGAAGCGGCAACGTTGACGGCACTGGCTGAAAAAGCCAATATGACCGGTTTTCTGGATCGTGACATTAACCACGGCTTTTCCGGCGGCGAAACCAAACGCTCCGAATTATTGCAATTACTGGCCCAGAGCCCGGACCTGGTACTGCTGGATGAACCCGAATCAGGCGTTGATTTGGAAAACATTGCCCTCATCGGCGAATTGATTAATGATTTACTGGGAAAAACCCACCCGATGCGCAGCCGCACCCGCAGCGGCCTGATTATTTCGCATACCGGTCATATTCTCAATTACGTTAATGCCCGGACAGGTTATGTCATGTTTGAGGGGCGCATCATTTGCGAGGGTGATCCTCACGAAATTCTGGAAACGGTGAAGATAAAAGGCTACGGAGAGTGTGCTTCATGTCAGACGTGCAAAAGATGA
- the aspS gene encoding aspartate--tRNA ligase → MLKDHQCGELTEADINQRVTLAGWVHRRRDHGNLIFIDLRDRSGIVQVVFNPENTKEAHHLAEALRNEFVIKLSGTVTRRPAGTENSKMATGMVEVVADSVEILNESKTPPFYINEEVEVDEALRLKYRYLDLRRARMAANLKLRHQVVSFMRRYLDDRGFLEIETPILLKSTPEGARDYLVPSRVYPGKFYSLAQSPQQLKQLLMVAGVEKYYQIARCFRDEDLRADRQPEFTQLDLEMSFVDEEDMMELLEGLFTSLAEIVVPHKKIRKPFPRLSFGDIMERYGSDKPDLRFGMELADLSDIVRDSAFSVFSGTVAKGGVVKAIAAPGCGGYNKKQIEDLINTAKQLGAAGLVPIALGSEAGELDTLDIEQVRSVAAKYLTIEQIREMAQRAGAKAGDLLLIVAGEHERTNIVLGGLRSDLGCRLELADPNELAFAFVVDFPLFTWSEEAGRWQPTHHPFTAPRETELALLDTDPGKVHGRHYDLVLNGYEIAGGSIRIHQPDLQRKVFKLLGHSEERYQELFGQLLDAFEYGAPPHGGVAPGIDRVVAILAGEPTIREVIAFPKNQAGIDPMFGSPSEVSQAQIDQVHISLNVPD, encoded by the coding sequence TTGTTAAAAGACCATCAATGCGGAGAACTTACCGAAGCCGACATTAACCAGCGGGTGACACTGGCCGGCTGGGTTCACCGCCGTCGCGACCACGGTAATCTGATTTTCATAGATTTGCGCGACCGCTCCGGTATTGTGCAGGTGGTCTTTAACCCGGAAAATACCAAGGAAGCCCATCATCTGGCTGAAGCCCTGCGTAATGAATTCGTCATCAAGCTGAGCGGTACCGTCACCCGTCGTCCGGCCGGCACGGAAAACTCAAAAATGGCAACCGGCATGGTGGAAGTGGTGGCTGACAGTGTTGAAATCCTCAACGAATCAAAAACCCCGCCGTTCTATATTAATGAAGAAGTTGAAGTTGATGAAGCCCTGCGCCTGAAGTACCGTTATCTGGATCTCCGGCGCGCGCGCATGGCCGCCAATCTGAAACTGCGTCATCAGGTCGTCAGCTTTATGCGCCGTTATCTGGATGACCGGGGTTTCCTGGAGATTGAAACGCCGATTCTGCTGAAAAGCACTCCGGAAGGCGCCCGCGATTATCTGGTGCCCAGCCGGGTCTATCCGGGGAAATTTTACTCGCTCGCCCAATCGCCGCAACAGCTTAAGCAGTTGTTGATGGTGGCCGGGGTGGAAAAATACTATCAGATCGCCCGTTGTTTCCGGGATGAGGACCTGCGGGCTGACAGACAACCCGAATTCACCCAGCTTGACCTTGAAATGAGCTTCGTTGATGAAGAAGACATGATGGAATTGCTGGAAGGGCTGTTCACCAGTCTCGCAGAGATCGTCGTGCCCCATAAAAAGATTCGCAAGCCGTTTCCACGCCTGAGTTTTGGAGACATCATGGAGCGCTACGGCAGCGACAAACCGGATTTGCGCTTCGGCATGGAACTGGCCGACCTGTCCGATATCGTCCGTGATTCTGCTTTTAGTGTCTTTTCCGGCACCGTAGCTAAAGGGGGGGTGGTCAAAGCAATTGCTGCCCCCGGTTGCGGCGGTTACAACAAGAAACAAATTGAAGATCTGATCAATACTGCTAAACAACTCGGTGCAGCCGGTTTGGTTCCCATCGCCCTCGGTTCAGAGGCCGGTGAGCTGGACACCCTTGATATTGAACAGGTGAGATCAGTCGCCGCCAAATATTTAACCATAGAACAAATCCGGGAAATGGCACAGCGGGCCGGGGCTAAAGCCGGGGACCTGCTGCTGATTGTGGCCGGCGAGCATGAACGGACAAACATTGTACTCGGCGGACTCCGGTCTGACCTTGGTTGTCGCCTTGAACTGGCTGACCCGAATGAGTTGGCCTTCGCTTTTGTGGTGGATTTCCCCCTCTTTACCTGGAGCGAGGAGGCCGGACGGTGGCAGCCGACGCATCATCCGTTCACCGCCCCCCGGGAGACTGAATTAGCCCTGCTTGATACCGACCCCGGCAAAGTCCACGGACGCCATTATGATTTGGTTTTGAACGGTTACGAAATCGCCGGCGGCAGCATCCGTATCCACCAGCCGGACCTGCAGCGAAAGGTGTTTAAGTTGCTGGGGCACTCCGAAGAGCGCTATCAGGAACTATTCGGGCAGTTGTTGGATGCCTTTGAATACGGCGCGCCCCCTCACGGCGGTGTGGCGCCGGGAATTGACCGGGTCGTTGCCATTTTAGCCGGGGAGCCGACTATCCGGGAAGTAATTGCCTTCCCCAAGAACCAGGCGGGGATTGACCCGATGTTCGGCTCGCCGTCTGAGGTCAGTCAGGCTCAAATTGACCAGGTTCATATTTCGTTAAACGTACCAGATTAG
- a CDS encoding SufD family Fe-S cluster assembly protein, with protein sequence MSDVQKMNNQANLERARLAADKKAGAGQDIDLTQYQVTDKKAKEYLDRPETIAEVDKARMLESGIMIDDRSGRSGTFVQMDNTPVHFGAGQDGIEVMSVSQAWETYDWLKDYWWKAVAVDADKYTAHVELNGADGYFIRALPGVKTEYPVQACLYLQHNKSVQDVHNIIIAEEGSELHIITGCAVAHRQEMGLHLGVSEFFIKKGAKVTFSMIHNWTEATEVRPRTGAIIEEDGLFLSNYVIMKPVKSIQSSPIAHCIGKNATVRFNTVMVATPGSHMDLGSRAFLDAPGARTEMIARAITAGGEIISRGYMEGNAPDIKGHLECRGLILKDGGSIHAIPELKATVPNVDMSHEAAVGKIAEEEVEYLMARGLTRDEATAAIIRGFLKVDIEGLPEALNAELQKAIQASESEAL encoded by the coding sequence ATGTCAGACGTGCAAAAGATGAATAACCAGGCGAACCTGGAACGCGCCCGACTGGCGGCCGACAAAAAAGCCGGCGCCGGTCAGGATATAGATTTAACGCAATATCAGGTGACGGACAAAAAGGCCAAAGAATACCTTGACCGTCCGGAAACCATCGCTGAAGTAGATAAAGCGCGGATGCTGGAATCCGGGATCATGATAGACGACCGGTCCGGGCGATCCGGGACGTTCGTCCAGATGGATAATACCCCCGTTCACTTTGGAGCCGGCCAGGACGGCATTGAGGTCATGAGCGTCAGCCAGGCCTGGGAAACTTACGATTGGCTCAAGGACTACTGGTGGAAAGCCGTTGCCGTTGATGCCGACAAATACACCGCCCATGTGGAGCTTAACGGCGCCGACGGCTATTTTATCCGCGCCTTGCCGGGAGTAAAAACCGAATATCCGGTGCAGGCGTGTCTGTATTTACAACATAATAAATCGGTCCAGGATGTTCACAATATCATCATCGCCGAAGAAGGCTCTGAATTGCATATTATCACCGGCTGCGCGGTGGCTCATCGTCAGGAAATGGGGCTTCACCTGGGTGTTTCGGAGTTTTTCATCAAAAAAGGCGCCAAGGTCACCTTCAGCATGATCCACAACTGGACTGAAGCCACCGAGGTCAGGCCGCGTACCGGCGCTATTATTGAAGAAGACGGCCTGTTTTTATCCAACTATGTAATTATGAAACCGGTTAAATCAATCCAGTCTTCACCGATCGCCCACTGTATCGGTAAGAATGCCACCGTACGTTTCAACACCGTTATGGTGGCCACGCCCGGTTCTCACATGGACCTGGGTTCACGGGCATTTCTGGACGCTCCCGGGGCCCGGACCGAGATGATTGCCCGTGCGATCACCGCCGGCGGCGAAATCATCTCCCGCGGCTATATGGAAGGAAATGCGCCGGATATCAAGGGACACCTGGAGTGCCGTGGGTTGATACTCAAGGACGGCGGCAGCATCCATGCCATCCCGGAACTAAAAGCCACCGTGCCGAATGTGGATATGTCTCACGAAGCGGCGGTCGGTAAAATCGCCGAGGAAGAAGTTGAGTACCTGATGGCGCGCGGTTTAACCCGCGATGAGGCCACCGCGGCGATTATCCGGGGCTTTTTGAAAGTGGATATTGAAGGGCTGCCGGAGGCATTAAACGCGGAACTGCAAAAAGCGATTCAGGCTTCAGAAAGCGAAGCCTTGTAA
- a CDS encoding zinc ribbon domain-containing protein — translation MSDAEALLLLIIGIPILIVLPSFILGIIRGYRSNDLQNKENSIKNSVTFCVKCGRQLDTETVYCPKCGQQQTKTTSNLLAVSTLPSSTAQKGPTLGATTKGLKNAGIIFILGLIIWALGTGVFFYGLTTPYNPNNYTPQQLKYYGTSVPTRNTANIGFGAGLSILGFGLTIAGGINLLRKNK, via the coding sequence ATGTCTGACGCAGAGGCTCTCTTATTATTGATAATTGGAATACCAATTTTGATTGTATTACCTTCATTCATTTTAGGTATCATTCGTGGATATCGTTCAAATGATTTGCAAAACAAAGAGAATTCAATAAAAAACAGTGTTACTTTTTGCGTTAAATGTGGTCGTCAATTAGATACCGAGACTGTTTATTGTCCAAAATGTGGACAACAACAAACGAAGACCACTTCAAATCTCCTTGCTGTTTCAACACTTCCATCCTCGACGGCACAAAAAGGCCCGACCCTTGGGGCCACTACGAAAGGGTTAAAAAATGCTGGGATTATATTTATACTAGGTTTGATAATATGGGCATTGGGAACTGGTGTGTTTTTCTATGGTTTAACTACCCCGTATAATCCAAACAATTACACACCGCAACAATTGAAATACTATGGGACATCAGTACCAACTAGGAATACCGCCAATATTGGATTCGGGGCAGGATTATCAATTTTGGGGTTTGGGTTAACCATAGCAGGTGGTATAAATCTATTAAGAAAGAATAAATAG
- a CDS encoding YkgJ family cysteine cluster protein: protein MSLATTALTGLFSETDLTRINSLAATNFQNLGQKYQKFIAQVIRVLRENFPSATVYNDADLAQLAAIADVIGHDSRAMMKRLKTACTGCGWCCSKTKRIVVTEADADRISRKLKQKREALFVFNNGEWEIRQAQPCQWWNPRNGRCTIYNERPHTCRSWPLGINDNDINAIIPQSECNYAVVALAHKTVMLLQAIEAGQGVQPLAPAAGI, encoded by the coding sequence ATGAGTTTAGCGACTACCGCCTTAACCGGTCTGTTTTCTGAGACTGACCTGACACGGATCAATAGCCTGGCAGCGACAAATTTCCAGAATTTGGGCCAAAAATATCAAAAATTCATTGCCCAGGTCATCCGGGTATTACGCGAGAATTTCCCCTCGGCGACGGTTTATAACGACGCTGACCTGGCCCAACTGGCGGCAATTGCCGATGTCATCGGCCATGATTCCAGGGCGATGATGAAACGGTTGAAAACCGCCTGCACGGGTTGCGGTTGGTGCTGTTCCAAAACCAAGCGTATTGTAGTCACCGAGGCGGATGCCGACCGTATCAGCCGGAAACTCAAACAAAAGCGTGAAGCGCTGTTTGTCTTCAATAATGGTGAATGGGAAATTCGGCAAGCCCAACCCTGTCAATGGTGGAATCCGAGGAACGGCCGATGTACCATATATAATGAACGTCCCCACACCTGCCGGTCCTGGCCCCTGGGTATTAATGATAATGATATAAACGCCATCATTCCGCAAAGTGAATGTAATTACGCCGTGGTAGCCTTGGCTCATAAAACCGTCATGCTGCTTCAGGCGATTGAAGCAGGCCAGGGAGTCCAGCCCTTAGCACCTGCAGCGGGTATTTAG
- a CDS encoding zinc ribbon domain-containing protein encodes MPIYEYSCKKCESKFELLRHFSDAAEVTCPKCGGVEVEKVLSSFSCGGSSGGYGAMGCAPSVSS; translated from the coding sequence ATGCCGATATACGAATATTCCTGTAAAAAATGTGAGTCTAAATTTGAATTGCTGCGCCATTTCTCAGATGCCGCCGAGGTGACCTGCCCAAAGTGCGGCGGCGTTGAAGTGGAAAAGGTTCTTTCCAGCTTCAGTTGCGGTGGCAGTAGCGGTGGTTATGGTGCCATGGGGTGTGCCCCCAGCGTATCGTCTTGA